CGGCATCAAGCCAAACCCCTGAACATTTGTCGCAAACGTCGATCTTGATATTCTCAAAATCCGACTCGACCAGCGTACCGTCGCATTTTGGACATTTGATCGCCAGATTTTTCGATTTCTCGAATTCCAGCTTTGACTTCATCTTGGCGATCAGTTCTTTTTCCTTACGATGAAAATACTCGGTTTCATACGCAGTACCGAGATCTTTTAGAGGGTTGGTCATAAATAAAGGCTTACTCCTAAAACAAAATTCTATACTTCAGTCTTGTGCACACTTCGCATCCTTTGGCGGGCCCTTTTCGATCGGCGGATCGTATTGCGTCGCTTAAGATTGTTTTCTGCCCAATCTGAAACTTGCTTTAGCGGGTGCCATTCAAAATCTTCGAGCGGCAGAACCTCGCTTGATGAATCACGAAGGATGAGCGTGCTGAAAGCGACAAAGATGACAATGAAATTGAACATCAGCACAAACGTCATTACTATCCATCCCGGGGCGAATCCAACAGATGCTCTGGCAACAAACTCCGAAAGAGTGGTCGGCGGCCCCGGATGAATATACACCTTTAGTAGCCAACTGAGTCCGAGCAATATGAAGATCCAGAGATAGTTAGCCCGCAGTCGGCGACCGACGGCTTCCCATTCGCTGATCGTAAAGTGCGGCGAGATAAGATCGGACGAAATATGTTCGGCCCATTCCGTATCCGGCGGTATCGTCCGCGACGACAGCATCGGGGCGAAATAGCCTGTCTCAAGCACACGCACGCGATTGGCCCAGACCTCGTAATAACGATAACGGCGGGCCTCCATAAAAAGGAAGATCGAGACCAGTATCGTATTTATCGGAATCGCAAAATGGGGATTTTGCGGGGAACTGAAAACAAATGAGAGCGTTGCTCCGGCCGTGATAACCGCCCAGTTGGTCGTCGCATCCAGGCGACTACGCCATACATTCGATCGCTGGACCTCTCCACGATAGAAATGGACCATTGCGGTATTAAATTCAGCCGGCTGCAGCTTTTGTGCGATCGTTATCGGCGTCGATTTCGGTGTTTGGTTGCGCCGCCGCACTTCATCCGCGAACGCCCGAAAGGATTCGGGGACGCTGGTCGTGTGTATGTCGTCGTCTGTGGTCTGCGTTCCGATCCGGACATCTTCATTCATAAGCTGAACGGGCTGAACAATTGGGGTGAGTGGTCAAATCCCTGCA
This is a stretch of genomic DNA from Chloracidobacterium sp.. It encodes these proteins:
- a CDS encoding zf-TFIIB domain-containing protein, whose protein sequence is MTNPLKDLGTAYETEYFHRKEKELIAKMKSKLEFEKSKNLAIKCPKCDGTLVESDFENIKIDVCDKCSGVWLDAGELTQIVDHEEKDAGWFGKLFT
- a CDS encoding DUF2270 domain-containing protein, whose translation is MNEDVRIGTQTTDDDIHTTSVPESFRAFADEVRRRNQTPKSTPITIAQKLQPAEFNTAMVHFYRGEVQRSNVWRSRLDATTNWAVITAGATLSFVFSSPQNPHFAIPINTILVSIFLFMEARRYRYYEVWANRVRVLETGYFAPMLSSRTIPPDTEWAEHISSDLISPHFTISEWEAVGRRLRANYLWIFILLGLSWLLKVYIHPGPPTTLSEFVARASVGFAPGWIVMTFVLMFNFIVIFVAFSTLILRDSSSEVLPLEDFEWHPLKQVSDWAENNLKRRNTIRRSKRARQRMRSVHKTEV